A genomic region of Rhizomicrobium sp. contains the following coding sequences:
- a CDS encoding response regulator: MQPEPTVFIVDDHDRVRGSIRALLESAGLKVEDFSSAVDFLGQAQPGPGDCVIADVRMPQMSGLELQEELTRRAVRVAVIIVTGHADVPLAVKVLKAGASDLIEKPFDDEALLGAVSRALENGRQARELAASAQEAEALIALLTEREQEIFHQLATGRSNKLVAHALGISPRTVEVHRSRIQDKMRISSLADLVRIARAAESAQAALRK; encoded by the coding sequence ATGCAGCCTGAGCCGACCGTCTTCATCGTCGACGACCATGACCGCGTGCGCGGCTCCATACGCGCGCTGCTGGAATCCGCCGGCCTCAAGGTCGAGGATTTCTCGTCCGCGGTGGATTTTCTCGGCCAGGCGCAACCCGGGCCCGGCGACTGCGTCATCGCCGATGTGCGCATGCCGCAAATGAGCGGTCTGGAGCTGCAGGAAGAACTGACAAGGCGCGCGGTGCGCGTCGCCGTCATCATCGTGACCGGCCATGCCGACGTGCCGCTCGCGGTCAAGGTGCTCAAGGCCGGTGCCTCCGACCTCATCGAGAAGCCGTTCGACGACGAGGCGCTCCTCGGCGCCGTATCGCGCGCGCTGGAGAACGGGCGCCAGGCGCGGGAGCTTGCGGCTTCCGCACAGGAAGCCGAAGCCTTGATCGCGCTTCTGACCGAGCGCGAACAGGAGATATTCCACCAGCTCGCGACCGGGCGCTCCAACAAGCTCGTGGCGCATGCCCTGGGCATCTCACCCCGCACGGTGGAGGTCCACCGCTCGCGCATCCAGGACAAGATGCGGATTTCCAGCCTGGCGGACCTGGTGCGCATCGCCCGCGCCGCCGAAAGCGCGCAGGCGGCGCTTCGTAAGTAG
- a CDS encoding PAS domain S-box protein has translation MAADRQDFGALFTQAPGLYLVLDPAFTIRAVNDAYCRATMTRREEIIGRNLFEVFPDNPNDPAADGVAKLRLSLQRVLDLRRPDVMSIQKYDIRKPDSEGGGFEERYWNPINTPVLDSGGAVQSILHCVEDVTELMRMRKSETTHIAMAREQQLVIDRLRDANAKLADQMEQIRALRRYTYFFALLVENSIDPVITFLMDGEVKSWNRAAQEMFGYDKTEIVGRHVDMILPPDLKAEQDALWARLRAGEKIHDFETLRRAKDGTDVTVALTLSPIREENHEIIGASQVVRDITEQKQTQKKLLGLQEELIHLSRWNTMGMLASTIAHELSQPLTAAMNYIRAAHRTVGGLDLPEVARARDFLDKAANETKLAGGIMRTLREFIEKRKTNRAVDDLNRLVEETVVLGAAGSAEVKAMLRTQLLSGLPPIYVDRIQIQQVILNLVRNAVDAMSNSERRDLIVATAMDGPGHVCVTVSDTGPGIAPDVMARLFQPFVTTKENGMGVGLTICQSIVEAHDGKIWGEGNERGGATFGFRLPVADPVEKQNAA, from the coding sequence ATGGCCGCGGACCGGCAGGATTTCGGCGCTCTCTTCACCCAGGCCCCCGGCCTCTATCTCGTTCTCGACCCGGCATTCACGATCCGCGCGGTGAACGACGCCTATTGCCGCGCCACGATGACCCGTCGCGAGGAAATCATCGGGCGAAACCTGTTCGAGGTCTTTCCGGACAACCCGAACGACCCGGCTGCGGATGGCGTCGCCAAGCTGCGCCTTTCGCTTCAGCGCGTTCTGGATTTGCGCCGGCCGGACGTGATGAGCATCCAGAAATACGACATCCGCAAACCCGATTCCGAAGGCGGCGGGTTCGAGGAACGCTACTGGAATCCGATCAACACGCCCGTTCTGGACTCCGGCGGCGCGGTCCAGTCGATCCTGCATTGCGTCGAGGACGTCACCGAACTGATGCGCATGCGCAAATCGGAGACGACCCATATCGCTATGGCGCGCGAGCAGCAGCTCGTCATCGATCGTCTGCGCGATGCCAATGCCAAACTCGCCGACCAGATGGAACAGATCAGGGCGCTGCGCCGCTACACCTATTTCTTCGCGCTTCTGGTCGAGAACTCGATCGATCCGGTCATCACCTTCCTCATGGACGGCGAGGTCAAGTCCTGGAACCGGGCCGCCCAGGAGATGTTCGGTTATGACAAGACCGAGATCGTGGGTCGCCACGTCGACATGATCCTGCCGCCGGACCTGAAGGCCGAGCAGGATGCGCTTTGGGCGCGGCTTCGCGCCGGCGAGAAGATCCACGATTTCGAGACGCTGCGCCGCGCCAAGGACGGCACCGATGTCACCGTGGCGCTGACGCTCTCGCCGATCCGCGAGGAGAACCACGAGATCATCGGTGCCTCGCAGGTCGTGCGTGACATCACCGAGCAGAAGCAGACGCAGAAGAAGCTGCTCGGCCTCCAGGAAGAGCTGATCCATCTGTCGCGCTGGAACACGATGGGGATGCTGGCCTCGACCATCGCCCACGAACTCAGCCAGCCGCTCACCGCGGCGATGAACTATATCCGGGCGGCGCATCGGACGGTCGGCGGGCTCGACCTGCCCGAGGTCGCGCGGGCGCGCGATTTCCTCGACAAGGCGGCGAACGAGACCAAGCTTGCCGGCGGCATCATGCGTACGCTGCGCGAATTCATCGAGAAGCGGAAAACCAACCGCGCGGTCGACGATCTGAACCGCCTTGTCGAGGAAACCGTGGTGCTCGGCGCCGCGGGCAGCGCCGAGGTCAAGGCGATGCTGCGGACGCAACTGCTTTCGGGCCTGCCCCCGATCTACGTCGACAGGATCCAGATACAGCAGGTGATCCTCAACCTGGTGCGCAACGCCGTCGATGCGATGTCGAACAGCGAGCGGCGCGACCTGATCGTCGCGACCGCGATGGACGGACCGGGACATGTTTGCGTCACCGTGTCGGATACCGGCCCCGGCATCGCGCCCGACGTGATGGCCAGGCTGTTCCAGCCTTTCGTCACGACGAAGGAGAACGGCATGGGCGTCGGCTTGACGATCTGCCAGTCGATCGTCGAAGCGCATGACGGGAAGATTTGGGGAGAAGGCAATGAACGCGGCGGCGCCACCTTCGGTTTCCGCTTGCCTGTCGCCGATCCGGTAGAGAAGCAGAATGCAGCCTGA
- a CDS encoding TonB-dependent receptor produces MTSGAYAANANGSAAGPIAVADAGAPPETIESIVVTGRHRAENNQDVPLPISLIAGSNLKLEHADRIADYADKVPNFSAVQQNTRVSQFSIRGLGGNANFDGVESGVGLIVDNVVFTHVGFSWFDFVDLDHVEVLRGPQGTLLGKNTTIGAVVITTQEPSFDYGADVALTYGNHDREQIRANVTGPIVDDELAFRLTVSGDKGNGWIKNNYNDDHLLNTDRWSVRGQLLFTPTSNFRDRLIIEHNQTDELNNYTPPVADPNYANGVPRAGWSAILKGIFGYTPSFDLTHGANMDTQGITHSSVNGISNQFDLDVGDHTITSITAFRSLRFRPYNDSDYSPFPILRGGYDVDVSQYSQELRVASPTGQTFEYQGGFYALHERVLSNDRDIFFADASEALLGSRTAPSAVLNGVEYDQSGRATTDSYAGFAQGTWHITEAATITGGLRYTWEHKAGSDNASSFGGATLPPTLAPYRTAVLASFGGPFVVADKKDFGSVSWLINPSYKIDDNIFAYFSVSHGEKSGAVNTTAAPGIPVIIKPERATDYEAGVKTTWLDGRLIANFDLYWNNISDYQASAAVTTGPTTRIYLTNAARVRQRGIELETTYAPLDNLTISLSGAYNNATYVSYVDAPAPIELTNITKSVDLSGRQLPGAPLWNAQLNINYEVPLDDDFTGFTYLNQTFHSKVSVYNSYSSYGWQDAYGLTNFGIGVRTTDGKYSLLFWSKNLADQRYLIGVGAASAITPAVGVLGDPRSFGVTFDAHVE; encoded by the coding sequence GTGACCTCCGGGGCATATGCCGCGAACGCCAATGGGAGCGCGGCGGGACCGATCGCGGTGGCCGATGCGGGCGCGCCGCCCGAAACCATCGAATCGATCGTCGTGACCGGCCGGCATCGCGCGGAGAACAACCAGGACGTCCCGCTGCCGATTTCCCTGATCGCGGGCAGCAATCTGAAGCTCGAACATGCGGACCGCATCGCCGACTACGCGGACAAGGTCCCGAACTTCTCCGCCGTGCAGCAGAACACGCGCGTGTCGCAGTTTTCGATCCGCGGCCTCGGCGGCAACGCCAATTTCGACGGCGTCGAATCCGGCGTCGGTCTGATCGTCGACAACGTTGTGTTCACCCATGTCGGCTTCAGCTGGTTCGACTTCGTCGATCTAGACCATGTCGAGGTCCTGCGCGGGCCGCAGGGCACGCTGCTGGGCAAGAACACCACCATCGGCGCCGTCGTCATCACGACCCAGGAGCCGAGCTTCGATTACGGCGCCGACGTCGCGCTCACCTACGGCAACCATGACAGGGAGCAGATCCGCGCCAACGTGACGGGCCCCATCGTCGACGACGAACTGGCTTTCCGGCTCACCGTCTCCGGCGACAAGGGGAATGGCTGGATCAAGAACAACTACAATGACGACCACCTGCTCAACACCGACCGGTGGTCGGTGCGCGGCCAGCTCCTCTTCACGCCGACCAGCAATTTCCGCGACCGTCTCATCATCGAGCACAACCAGACCGACGAGCTCAACAATTACACCCCGCCGGTCGCCGATCCGAACTACGCCAACGGCGTGCCGCGCGCCGGCTGGTCGGCGATCCTCAAGGGCATATTCGGCTATACGCCGAGCTTCGATCTGACGCATGGTGCCAACATGGACACGCAGGGGATCACGCACTCCTCGGTCAACGGCATCTCCAACCAGTTCGATTTGGACGTCGGCGATCACACAATCACCTCGATCACCGCGTTCCGCAGCCTGCGCTTCCGGCCCTACAACGACTCCGATTATTCGCCATTCCCGATCCTGCGCGGCGGCTACGATGTCGACGTTTCGCAATATTCGCAGGAATTGCGCGTCGCCTCGCCCACCGGCCAGACCTTCGAATATCAGGGCGGCTTCTACGCGTTGCACGAGCGCGTGCTCAGCAACGATCGCGACATCTTCTTCGCGGACGCATCCGAGGCCCTGCTCGGCAGCCGGACGGCGCCGTCCGCGGTCCTCAATGGCGTGGAGTACGACCAGTCCGGCCGCGCCACGACCGACAGCTATGCCGGCTTCGCCCAGGGCACCTGGCACATTACCGAAGCCGCCACGATCACCGGTGGCCTGCGCTACACCTGGGAGCACAAGGCGGGCTCGGACAATGCCTCTTCCTTCGGTGGCGCGACGCTGCCGCCGACTCTGGCGCCTTACCGCACGGCCGTGCTCGCCTCGTTCGGTGGGCCGTTCGTCGTGGCCGATAAGAAGGATTTCGGTTCCGTCTCCTGGCTGATCAATCCGTCCTACAAGATCGACGACAACATCTTCGCCTATTTTTCCGTCAGCCATGGCGAGAAGTCGGGCGCGGTCAACACCACCGCGGCGCCGGGCATCCCCGTCATCATCAAGCCGGAACGCGCGACGGACTACGAGGCAGGCGTCAAGACGACTTGGCTCGATGGGCGGCTGATCGCCAACTTCGACCTCTACTGGAACAACATCTCCGACTATCAGGCGTCGGCCGCCGTGACCACCGGACCCACGACCCGGATCTATCTCACCAACGCCGCACGCGTGCGCCAGCGCGGCATCGAGCTGGAGACGACCTATGCGCCGCTCGACAACCTGACGATCTCGCTTAGCGGCGCCTACAACAACGCGACCTATGTTTCCTATGTCGACGCGCCGGCGCCGATCGAACTCACCAATATCACGAAGTCCGTGGACCTCTCCGGCAGGCAGCTTCCCGGCGCGCCGCTGTGGAACGCCCAGCTCAACATCAACTACGAAGTGCCGCTGGACGACGATTTCACCGGCTTCACCTATCTGAATCAGACGTTCCACTCCAAGGTCTCGGTCTACAATTCCTATTCGAGCTATGGGTGGCAGGATGCCTATGGGCTGACAAATTTCGGCATCGGCGTGCGCACGACCGACGGGAAATACTCCCTGCTGTTCTGGTCCAAGAATCTCGCCGACCAGCGCTACCTCATCGGCGTCGGCGCCGCGTCGGCCATCACGCCGGCCGTCGGCGTGCTCGGCGATCCCAGGTCGTTCGGCGTCACATTCGACGCGCATGTGGAATAG
- a CDS encoding FAD/NAD(P)-binding protein, with the protein MGGGFSGAVFALKALRGLPDADIVLIERRRALGRGLAYGACAPFHLLNVPVSRAEIGLEPGFADWLKDQSFDLTAALAESGGDLTSAFVVRDAFGAYLEALTRKAAAGRSRLKVVHAEAVRLEDSPTPAVVLDDGRTVKADSIVLATGNLPASPLAIPGLMSDVSVANDPWAADALDGIDPSAPVLLVGTGLTMVDVVLKLVEGGHRGPLLALSRHGVVPATHAAGGFWAPFMDAGHVSPLQALRSVRAAIAQAEAQAVPWQRVIDAVRPATARIWHGWSGAERLQFFRHLRTLWTSVRHRMAPRVASRLRDLTASGQLRIAAGRIRRAEPFPDGIDVAFGTPGAGQEHFRAARMFNCTGPRGDVSAIAHPLLADLVRKHLVLPDALGLGIETDDSAVLDSRGNISRWLFALGPLTRPAWWEITAIPEINTQIERLVQKLAVTQAGRPPQWSLLADEFVDLGAGI; encoded by the coding sequence GTGGGCGGCGGTTTCAGCGGGGCGGTGTTTGCGCTCAAGGCCCTGCGCGGTCTGCCGGATGCGGACATCGTCCTCATCGAACGGCGCCGAGCCCTCGGGCGCGGGCTGGCCTATGGCGCCTGTGCGCCGTTCCACCTGTTGAATGTCCCGGTCAGCCGCGCCGAGATCGGGTTGGAACCGGGCTTTGCGGACTGGCTGAAGGACCAGTCCTTCGATCTGACGGCCGCTCTCGCCGAAAGCGGTGGCGATCTTACGTCGGCCTTCGTCGTGCGGGACGCATTCGGCGCCTATCTCGAAGCACTGACGCGCAAGGCCGCGGCCGGCCGGTCCCGCCTGAAGGTCGTCCATGCCGAGGCCGTCCGGTTGGAGGACTCGCCGACGCCGGCCGTGGTCCTGGACGATGGCCGGACGGTCAAGGCCGACAGCATCGTATTGGCGACCGGCAACCTTCCCGCGAGTCCGCTGGCCATTCCCGGACTGATGTCGGATGTGTCCGTGGCGAACGATCCCTGGGCGGCGGACGCGCTCGACGGCATCGATCCTTCCGCGCCGGTGCTGCTGGTCGGCACGGGTCTCACCATGGTCGACGTTGTCTTGAAGCTGGTCGAGGGCGGCCACCGTGGACCGCTGCTGGCTCTGTCGCGCCATGGCGTCGTGCCCGCGACGCACGCCGCGGGCGGATTCTGGGCACCGTTCATGGACGCGGGGCATGTCTCGCCGTTGCAGGCGCTGCGCAGTGTCAGGGCCGCGATTGCGCAGGCCGAAGCGCAAGCCGTGCCGTGGCAGCGCGTGATCGATGCCGTGCGTCCCGCGACCGCGCGAATCTGGCACGGCTGGTCGGGCGCCGAGCGCCTGCAGTTCTTCCGGCATCTGCGGACGCTCTGGACATCGGTTCGCCATCGCATGGCGCCGCGCGTCGCAAGCCGGCTGCGGGATCTGACGGCAAGCGGCCAGCTTCGCATCGCGGCGGGACGCATTCGTCGCGCCGAGCCGTTTCCGGACGGTATCGACGTCGCGTTCGGGACGCCGGGAGCGGGACAAGAACATTTCCGGGCCGCCCGTATGTTCAACTGCACCGGACCGCGCGGCGATGTGTCCGCCATCGCGCATCCCTTGCTCGCGGACCTTGTCCGCAAACACCTTGTGTTGCCGGACGCTCTTGGTCTCGGCATCGAGACCGACGACAGCGCCGTTCTCGATTCACGCGGCAATATCTCCCGCTGGCTTTTCGCGCTCGGCCCCCTGACACGGCCGGCGTGGTGGGAGATCACGGCGATCCCGGAAATCAACACCCAGATCGAGCGGCTGGTTCAGAAGCTTGCCGTGACGCAGGCCGGACGGCCGCCGCAATGGTCGTTGCTCGCCGACGAGTTCGTCGATCTGGGCGCGGGGATTTAG
- a CDS encoding LLM class flavin-dependent oxidoreductase, with the protein MSSSRQLKLGAFMRPVGIHTAWWLYPGAYPDANFNLKHLVRFTQKLEQGKFDAFFMADHLAVLNMPMSALKRSATVTSFDPLTLLPALAMVTERIGLVATASTTYNEPYHVARKFASLDHISGGRAGWNLVTSGNPTEAWNFGREEHWEHDTRYRRAREFFDVVTGLWDSWADDAFIRDTENAVYFDPDKLHVLDHKGEFLKVRGPLNVARPIQGWPVIVQAGASEAGKQIAAETAEVIFAAGGRLADAQRFYADVKGRLDRLGRPRDHLKVLPGALVVVGDSDAEARRKQELLDSLVHPDSGLPNLSMRLGTDVSGFDLDGPLPTDLPETNASQSGRQALIDRARRDNLTIRQLARIVGAYGGLAFVGTAKTIADKMEEWLFSDACDGFNIMFPTVPQGLDEFVDQVVPELQRRGIFRREYEGTTLRENLGLPRPENRFFAKTAAPA; encoded by the coding sequence ATGAGCAGTTCGCGGCAGTTGAAGCTTGGCGCCTTCATGCGACCCGTCGGGATCCACACCGCCTGGTGGCTCTATCCGGGCGCCTATCCGGACGCCAATTTCAACCTGAAGCATCTGGTGCGGTTCACGCAGAAGCTGGAACAGGGCAAATTCGACGCCTTCTTCATGGCCGATCACCTGGCGGTGCTGAACATGCCGATGTCGGCGCTGAAGCGTAGCGCCACGGTGACCTCGTTCGATCCGCTGACCCTGTTGCCGGCGCTGGCAATGGTGACGGAGCGCATCGGCCTCGTCGCCACCGCGTCGACGACCTATAACGAGCCCTATCACGTCGCGCGCAAATTCGCCTCGCTCGACCACATCAGCGGCGGGCGCGCGGGATGGAACCTCGTCACCTCCGGCAACCCGACGGAGGCGTGGAATTTCGGACGGGAGGAGCATTGGGAGCACGACACCCGCTATCGCCGGGCGCGCGAGTTCTTCGATGTCGTGACCGGGCTATGGGATAGCTGGGCGGACGACGCCTTCATCCGCGACACCGAGAACGCGGTCTATTTCGATCCCGACAAGCTGCACGTCCTCGACCACAAGGGCGAGTTCCTGAAGGTGCGTGGTCCGCTCAACGTCGCCCGGCCGATCCAGGGCTGGCCAGTGATCGTGCAGGCCGGTGCGTCGGAGGCCGGCAAGCAGATCGCCGCCGAAACCGCCGAAGTGATCTTCGCCGCCGGCGGAAGGCTGGCCGACGCACAGCGCTTCTATGCCGATGTGAAAGGCCGCCTCGACAGGCTCGGCCGGCCGCGCGACCATTTGAAAGTTCTGCCGGGCGCGCTGGTTGTTGTCGGAGATTCGGATGCGGAGGCGCGACGCAAGCAGGAATTGCTGGACAGCCTCGTCCATCCGGACAGCGGCTTGCCGAACCTGTCGATGCGGCTGGGGACGGACGTCTCCGGTTTCGACCTTGACGGGCCGTTGCCGACGGACCTCCCCGAGACCAATGCCAGCCAGAGCGGTCGCCAGGCGCTGATCGACCGCGCGCGGCGGGACAACCTGACCATCCGCCAGCTGGCGCGGATCGTCGGCGCCTATGGCGGGCTTGCCTTCGTCGGCACGGCGAAGACAATCGCCGACAAGATGGAAGAGTGGCTTTTCAGCGACGCCTGCGACGGGTTCAACATCATGTTCCCCACCGTGCCGCAGGGCCTGGACGAGTTCGTGGACCAGGTCGTGCCGGAGCTTCAGCGCCGCGGCATCTTCCGGCGCGAATATGAAGGCACCACGCTGCGCGAGAATCTGGGCTTGCCCCGGCCGGAGAACCGTTTCTTCGCCAAGACGGCCGCCCCGGCGTGA
- a CDS encoding histidinol-phosphate transaminase, whose product MTAGGDGLTRRAWLGAVAAGSVALSSAVEAAPPVHARLSLNENPFGPSPLARRAILKQLDEADRYVGGEARALEEQIAAIEGVSADQIILGEILDALGLQLALDGGPGGEFVYSEPGYTALVDAVAPGGGAVVGVPLNDRLENDLPAVAARITPRTRAIYLVNPHNPSGTVSETAAFKAFLRAAAAKTTVIVDEAYLEFEPDFAERTAVTLTRGGANVMVFRTFAKIYGLAGLSIGYAVAPKPLAASLKKKGLGAPHELNRLALAAASASLRDSGCIPAIRAKVVAERQAWNTLLDGLGVRRSDSRGNFVFFETRQPHETFAAALLAEGIEIARAFPPLDRWARISIGLPDENARARAAVRKLLG is encoded by the coding sequence GTGACGGCCGGCGGGGACGGCCTGACGCGGCGCGCATGGCTCGGTGCGGTGGCGGCCGGGAGCGTGGCGCTGTCGAGCGCGGTCGAAGCCGCGCCGCCGGTGCATGCGCGCCTGTCGTTGAACGAGAACCCGTTCGGCCCATCGCCGCTCGCGCGCCGCGCGATCCTGAAGCAGCTTGACGAGGCCGACCGCTATGTCGGCGGCGAGGCGCGCGCCCTGGAAGAACAGATCGCGGCGATCGAAGGGGTGTCCGCCGACCAGATCATCCTAGGCGAAATCCTCGACGCGCTGGGCCTGCAGCTCGCGCTGGACGGCGGTCCCGGCGGTGAGTTCGTCTATTCCGAGCCCGGCTATACCGCGCTGGTCGATGCCGTGGCGCCAGGCGGCGGCGCGGTCGTCGGCGTGCCGCTGAACGATCGGCTGGAGAACGACCTGCCCGCCGTCGCGGCGCGCATAACGCCGCGGACGCGCGCGATCTATCTCGTCAATCCGCACAATCCGAGCGGCACGGTCAGCGAGACCGCCGCGTTCAAGGCTTTCCTGCGCGCGGCCGCCGCGAAGACGACGGTCATCGTGGACGAAGCCTATCTCGAATTCGAGCCGGACTTCGCGGAGCGCACCGCCGTCACGCTGACGCGCGGGGGCGCGAATGTGATGGTCTTCCGCACCTTCGCGAAAATCTATGGCCTGGCGGGGTTGTCCATCGGCTATGCCGTAGCGCCGAAACCGCTCGCGGCTTCGCTGAAGAAGAAAGGGCTCGGCGCGCCGCACGAACTTAATCGTCTCGCGCTGGCGGCGGCGTCGGCCAGCCTGCGCGATAGCGGCTGTATCCCCGCGATTCGCGCCAAAGTGGTGGCCGAGCGCCAGGCCTGGAATACGCTGCTCGACGGCCTGGGTGTCCGCCGCAGCGACTCGCGCGGCAATTTCGTCTTCTTCGAGACGCGCCAGCCCCATGAGACCTTTGCCGCCGCCCTGCTGGCCGAGGGCATCGAGATCGCCCGGGCCTTCCCGCCGCTCGACCGCTGGGCCCGCATTTCCATCGGCCTGCCCGACGAGAACGCGCGCGCCCGTGCCGCAGTGCGCAAGCTGCTCGGCTGA
- the epsC gene encoding serine O-acetyltransferase EpsC, translating into MRDSSKVALREEPSGSSGGAPGADGAASPLNLDTVVAELRRSREVTHNIREGGIARRLPSSTAIAGIVEGLSAALFPTHYGQPELSGERIDGFVRGMLEDTLVALEEQIRRALPLGGDTAERDAADRVARDITTAFAARLPAIRALLVADLQAAYEGDPAATTVTEILLGYPGMVAVIHYRLARALHLLGATLIARLISNIAHSRTGIDIHPGAELGTSFFIDHGTGVVIGETAVIGDRVRLYQAVTLGAKRFPVDRDGILVKGIARHPIVEDDVVIYAGATILGRITIGRGSTIGGNVWLTQSVPPGSNITQAQTRDA; encoded by the coding sequence ATGAGAGATTCTTCGAAAGTCGCGCTTCGCGAGGAACCCTCCGGATCGTCCGGCGGCGCCCCGGGCGCGGACGGCGCGGCGAGCCCGCTGAATCTGGACACCGTCGTGGCCGAGCTGCGCCGATCGCGCGAGGTGACGCACAATATTCGCGAGGGCGGCATCGCCCGTCGGCTTCCGTCCAGCACGGCCATTGCCGGGATCGTCGAAGGACTGTCGGCCGCCCTCTTTCCCACTCATTACGGCCAGCCGGAGCTGAGCGGCGAGCGGATCGACGGGTTCGTCCGCGGCATGCTGGAAGACACGCTGGTGGCGCTGGAAGAACAGATCCGCCGCGCCCTTCCGCTCGGCGGCGACACGGCGGAGCGCGACGCCGCAGATCGCGTGGCGCGCGACATTACGACCGCTTTCGCGGCACGGCTTCCTGCGATCCGCGCCCTGCTCGTGGCCGATCTGCAAGCGGCCTATGAGGGCGATCCCGCCGCGACGACGGTGACCGAAATCCTGCTCGGCTATCCCGGCATGGTGGCCGTCATCCATTACCGACTGGCGCGCGCGCTGCATCTACTTGGCGCGACGCTGATCGCCCGGCTGATTTCCAACATCGCCCATTCGCGGACCGGCATCGACATCCATCCGGGCGCCGAGCTCGGCACGAGCTTCTTCATCGATCACGGCACCGGCGTGGTGATCGGCGAAACCGCCGTCATCGGCGACCGCGTGCGGCTCTACCAGGCCGTGACGCTGGGCGCCAAGCGGTTTCCCGTCGATCGCGACGGCATTCTGGTGAAGGGCATCGCGCGCCATCCGATCGTGGAAGACGACGTCGTGATCTATGCCGGCGCCACGATCCTTGGCCGCATCACCATCGGTCGCGGCTCGACCATCGGCGGCAATGTCTGGCTGACGCAAAGCGTGCCGCCGGGAAGCAACATCACACAGGCGCAGACCCGCGATGCTTGA
- a CDS encoding aliphatic sulfonate ABC transporter substrate-binding protein: protein MLETLSRRGLLHGGAALALTAVPLASCGRNTAARADTVRIGYQKDGVLVIAKQQKRLEQHLAASGIGKVEWAEFPSGPPLLEALAAGGIDFGATGDTPPIFAQASGTDLVYVAAVPVRGRSSAILLPPSSKISRIADLKGGRVAFTRGSSAHYFAVSALHSAGLTLSDVTPIYLAPSDARAAFVRGSLDAWFIWDPYYADAERNAGARVLSNAEPFVHSASFFLASRAFAERNPGVVRAILDELCTVGQWIAANRAAASELVSKINGLDLAIVSAAFARADFGIVPLDAGIIARQQDVADDFARLGIIPHPVKVADAVAHLDWK from the coding sequence ATGCTTGAGACCCTGTCCCGTCGCGGCCTGCTTCACGGCGGCGCGGCGCTTGCGCTGACGGCCGTGCCGCTCGCCAGCTGCGGCCGGAACACCGCCGCGCGGGCCGACACCGTCCGCATCGGGTACCAGAAGGACGGCGTACTCGTCATCGCCAAGCAGCAGAAGCGGCTGGAGCAACACCTCGCCGCGTCGGGGATCGGCAAGGTCGAATGGGCCGAATTTCCGTCCGGTCCGCCGCTTCTCGAGGCGCTCGCGGCCGGCGGCATCGATTTTGGCGCGACCGGCGACACGCCGCCGATCTTCGCCCAGGCGTCCGGCACCGACCTCGTCTACGTCGCCGCCGTCCCCGTGCGGGGTCGGAGTTCGGCGATCCTGCTTCCACCCAGCTCGAAAATCTCCCGCATCGCGGATTTGAAGGGCGGCAGAGTCGCCTTCACGCGTGGTTCCAGCGCGCATTACTTCGCCGTCTCGGCGCTGCATTCGGCGGGCCTGACTCTGTCCGACGTTACGCCGATCTATCTTGCGCCGTCCGATGCAAGGGCGGCCTTCGTGCGCGGCAGTCTCGATGCCTGGTTTATCTGGGACCCCTATTATGCCGATGCGGAGCGCAACGCCGGCGCGCGGGTCCTATCGAACGCCGAGCCCTTCGTCCACAGCGCCTCGTTCTTCCTGGCGTCAAGGGCCTTCGCCGAACGCAATCCCGGCGTGGTCCGCGCCATCCTTGACGAGCTGTGCACGGTCGGACAATGGATCGCCGCCAATCGGGCCGCAGCCAGCGAACTGGTCTCGAAGATCAATGGCCTCGACCTCGCAATCGTCAGCGCGGCGTTCGCGCGGGCGGATTTCGGGATCGTGCCGCTCGACGCCGGAATCATCGCCCGCCAGCAGGACGTGGCGGACGATTTCGCCCGCCTGGGCATTATTCCACATCCCGTGAAGGTGGCCGACGCCGTGGCGCATCTCGACTGGAAATGA